One segment of Panthera leo isolate Ple1 chromosome A3, P.leo_Ple1_pat1.1, whole genome shotgun sequence DNA contains the following:
- the OSR1 gene encoding protein odd-skipped-related 1, which translates to MGSKTLPAPVPIHPSLQLTNYSFLQAVNGLPTVPSDHLPNLYGFSALHAVHLHQWTLGYPAMHLPRSSFSKVPGAVSSLVDTRFQLPAFPWFPHVIQPKPEITVGGSGPSVLKTKPRFDFANLALAATQEDPSKLGRGEGPGSPTGGLGALLDVTKLSPEKKPTRGRLPSKTKKEFVCKFCGRHFTKSYNLLIHERTHTDERPYTCDICHKAFRRQDHLRDHRYIHSKEKPFKCQECGKGFCQSRTLAVHKTLHSQVKELKTSKIKC; encoded by the exons ATGGGCAGCAAAACCTTGCCAGCGCCAGTGCCCATTCATCCATCCCTGCAGCTCACCAACTACTCCTTCCTTCAGGCGGTGAATGGCCTGCCCACGGTGCCCTCGGACCACCTGCCTAATCTGTATGGTTTCAGCGCACTGCACGCTGTGCACCTGCACCAGTGGACGCTGGGCTACCCTGCCATGCACTTGCCACGCTCCTCGTTCTCCAAAGTCCCGGGCGCCGTGTCCAGCCTCGTGGACACACGCTTCCAACTGCCCGCCTTTCCCTGGTTTCCTCATGTAATCCAGCCTAAGCCTGAGATCACCGTTGGAGGCAGTGGCCCCTCTGTGCTCAAGACCAAGCCACGCTTTGATTTTGCCAACCTGGCCTTAGCTGCCACACAAGAAGATCCATCCAAGCTTGGCCGGGGGGAAGGTCCTGGCTCCCCCACTGGTGGGCTGGGTGCCCTCCTGGATGTAACCAAGCTGTCCCCCGAAAAGAAGCCCACGAGGGGACGCCTGCCTTCCAAGACCAAGAAGGAGTTCGTCTGCAAGTTCTGTGGCCGCCACTTCACTAAGTCCTACAACCTCCTTATCCATGAGCGGACGCACACCGATGAGCGGCCCTACACGTGTGACATCTGCCACAAAGCCTTCCGGAGGCAAGACCACCTACGGGACCACAG ATACATTCACTCCAAAGAGAAGCCTTTCAAGTGTCAAGAGTGTGGGAAAGGATTCTGCCAGTCCAGGACTCTCGCTGTCCACAAGACGCTACACTCACAGGTGAAGGAGCTCAAAACCTCCAAGATCAAATGCTAA